The Georgenia sp. TF02-10 genome window below encodes:
- a CDS encoding DUF3566 domain-containing protein, whose protein sequence is MSTTPGDRTAPPPPPPERGAREARTSTLPRTTAGSVPPGPGAGGTGATGARPAGAAGAGGAGREVDPGLAGPRRVRLSISRIDPWSAMKLSFLLSVAVGIMIVVAAALVWFVLDSMHVFTDIEELLTDIGSADFLQLMDYLAFDRVMSLATVVAVVDILLMTALGTIGAFLYNIVAALVGGLHLTLTDD, encoded by the coding sequence ATGAGCACCACTCCCGGTGACCGCACGGCGCCGCCGCCCCCGCCACCCGAGCGGGGGGCGCGGGAGGCCCGTACCTCGACCCTGCCGCGCACGACCGCGGGCTCCGTCCCGCCGGGGCCGGGTGCCGGGGGGACGGGTGCCACCGGGGCCCGACCCGCTGGTGCGGCGGGGGCCGGTGGAGCAGGCCGCGAGGTAGACCCCGGCCTGGCCGGCCCGCGCCGGGTCCGGCTGTCCATCTCCCGGATCGACCCGTGGTCGGCGATGAAGCTGTCGTTCCTGCTGTCGGTGGCGGTGGGGATCATGATCGTCGTCGCGGCGGCGCTGGTGTGGTTCGTGCTGGACTCCATGCACGTCTTCACCGACATCGAGGAGCTTCTCACGGACATCGGGTCCGCGGACTTCCTCCAGCTCATGGACTACCTGGCCTTCGACCGGGTGATGTCCCTCGCCACCGTGGTGGCCGTGGTCGACATCCTGCTCATGACCGCGCTGGGGACGATCGGGGCGTTCCTGTACAACATCGTCGCCGCGCTCGTCGGCGGGCTGCACCTGACGCTGACCGACGACTGA
- a CDS encoding DLW-39 family protein: MKKTFWLVAAAVTGYLAWLKVRQDREERDLWAEVTDSFGEEPVRG; the protein is encoded by the coding sequence GTGAAGAAGACGTTCTGGCTCGTGGCCGCGGCCGTCACCGGGTACCTGGCATGGCTGAAGGTCCGGCAGGACCGCGAGGAGCGGGACCTGTGGGCCGAGGTGACGGACAGTTTCGGCGAGGAGCCGGTCCGCGGCTGA
- a CDS encoding addiction module protein, whose product MTRRLADYIEAGKRLDPDEREIAALALQHVDEAEQAEVDAAWDQEIDRRVEEIVNGEVELVDSHETFAMIHQMIADRRNA is encoded by the coding sequence ATGACTCGGAGGCTGGCGGACTACATCGAGGCCGGCAAGCGCCTCGATCCGGACGAGCGCGAGATCGCCGCGCTCGCCCTCCAGCACGTCGACGAGGCCGAGCAGGCCGAGGTCGATGCCGCCTGGGATCAGGAGATCGACCGCCGCGTTGAGGAGATCGTGAACGGCGAAGTCGAACTCGTCGACAGTCACGAGACGTTCGCGATGATCCACCAGATGATCGCCGACCGTCGCAACGCATGA
- a CDS encoding type II toxin-antitoxin system RelE/ParE family toxin yields MTLPRREHPEARREAYEAAVWYADQEPRLAERFAHEAQDALDFVCEWPGGAPPYRDLERTPSIRSKRVNGFPYRIVYLVQNDEVVVIAYAHESRRPGYWRSRLKDV; encoded by the coding sequence ATGACGCTGCCGCGACGAGAACACCCAGAGGCCCGGCGAGAAGCATACGAAGCCGCCGTCTGGTACGCAGATCAGGAGCCTCGCCTCGCCGAACGGTTCGCTCACGAGGCTCAAGACGCGCTCGATTTCGTCTGCGAATGGCCCGGCGGCGCACCCCCGTACCGCGATCTCGAACGGACACCGTCGATCCGCAGCAAGCGCGTGAACGGCTTCCCGTACCGCATCGTCTATCTCGTGCAGAACGACGAAGTCGTCGTCATCGCCTACGCGCACGAGAGCCGCCGCCCCGGCTACTGGCGCTCACGACTCAAAGACGTCTGA
- a CDS encoding peptidylprolyl isomerase, with amino-acid sequence MEATLHTTAGDITVELYPNHAPKTVANFTGLATGERAWTDPATGEETNRPLYEGVIFHRVIPNFMIQGGDPLGTGTGGPGYTFDDEIHPELTFTEPYVLAMANAGKRGGRGTNGSQFFITTAATPWLQGKHTIFGRVADAASRAVVDQIGATPTGAMDRPVEDITITSVTVTE; translated from the coding sequence ATGGAAGCAACACTGCACACCACGGCCGGCGACATCACCGTCGAGCTCTACCCGAACCACGCCCCCAAGACGGTCGCGAACTTCACCGGCCTCGCCACCGGCGAGCGCGCCTGGACCGACCCGGCGACGGGCGAGGAGACCAACCGGCCGCTCTACGAGGGCGTCATCTTCCACCGGGTCATCCCCAACTTCATGATCCAGGGCGGCGACCCGCTCGGCACCGGCACCGGCGGCCCGGGCTACACCTTCGACGACGAGATCCACCCCGAGCTGACCTTCACCGAGCCGTACGTGCTCGCCATGGCCAACGCCGGCAAGCGCGGCGGCCGTGGCACCAACGGCTCCCAGTTCTTCATCACGACGGCGGCCACCCCGTGGCTGCAGGGCAAGCACACGATCTTCGGCCGCGTCGCCGACGCCGCCTCGCGCGCCGTCGTCGACCAGATCGGCGCCACCCCCACCGGGGCGATGGACCGTCCGGTCGAGGACATCACCATCACCTCGGTCACCGTCACCGAGTAG
- a CDS encoding rhomboid family intramembrane serine protease, protein MSHPVPEPTGTTEVPVCPRHPDTVSYVRCQRCGRPACPQCQRPAAVGVQCVDCVNDAARRTPPVRTVLGGRARGGRPVVTLTIIGLCVALYLLQQVLGTALTARLVFAPAVGTVEPYRFLTSAFLHGGVLHLALNMYALWIVGSVLEPALGRWRYIALYLLSAVGGSVTVVLLADPSGLSWVTQVVGASGAVFGLFAAIFFVLRRLGRDATQIVVLIGLNFALGFLVPNIAWQAHLGGAVTGALLAAAYVYAPRQRRTLVSVLATVAVGVLLVAVTVLRYASV, encoded by the coding sequence ATGAGCCACCCCGTCCCCGAGCCGACCGGCACCACCGAGGTGCCGGTCTGCCCGCGCCACCCCGACACCGTCTCCTACGTGCGCTGCCAGCGGTGCGGCCGCCCGGCCTGCCCGCAGTGCCAGCGCCCGGCCGCCGTCGGCGTGCAGTGCGTGGACTGCGTCAACGACGCCGCCCGCCGCACGCCCCCGGTCCGCACCGTGCTGGGCGGGCGGGCCCGCGGCGGCCGGCCGGTGGTGACGCTGACGATCATCGGGCTCTGCGTGGCGCTCTACCTGCTCCAGCAGGTGCTCGGGACGGCGCTGACCGCCCGGCTCGTCTTCGCCCCGGCGGTCGGCACGGTCGAGCCCTACCGGTTCCTCACCTCGGCCTTCCTGCACGGCGGCGTCCTGCACCTGGCGCTGAACATGTACGCGCTGTGGATCGTGGGCTCGGTGCTCGAGCCGGCCCTGGGCCGATGGCGGTACATCGCCCTGTACCTCCTCTCCGCCGTCGGCGGCAGCGTCACCGTGGTGCTGCTGGCCGACCCCTCCGGCCTGTCCTGGGTCACCCAGGTGGTCGGTGCCTCCGGCGCCGTGTTCGGCCTGTTCGCCGCGATCTTCTTCGTGCTGCGCCGGCTCGGCCGGGACGCCACCCAGATCGTGGTGCTGATCGGGCTGAACTTCGCGCTCGGCTTCCTCGTCCCCAACATCGCCTGGCAGGCCCACCTCGGCGGGGCGGTCACCGGTGCCCTGCTGGCCGCCGCCTACGTCTACGCGCCCCGGCAGCGGCGCACGCTCGTCAGCGTCCTGGCCACCGTTGCCGTCGGGGTTCTGCTCGTCGCGGTCACGGTGCTGCGGTACGCCTCGGTGTAG
- a CDS encoding DeoR/GlpR family DNA-binding transcription regulator — MLELLRAGTTRVEDLSARLGISPSTVRRDLSRLGEEGRLTRTYGGATVEATFRERALAERMGVRTAAKAAVGARAAALLPAEGTIFVDAGTTTAQLAEHLRGRCGLTVLTRGLEIALMLAGEPGLEVVVVGGVVAPKSHGLAGPVTTLTLERFMVDVAFLGVDALDPVDGVGEPTLVEAATKDIASRRARRTVVLADASKLDRGAVPAWAPLARGWTLVTDATDPAVIERYTAEGVEVLTASGPDTGDGGLGGRR; from the coding sequence GTGCTCGAGCTCCTCCGGGCCGGCACGACACGGGTGGAGGACCTCTCGGCGAGGCTAGGCATCTCGCCGTCGACGGTGCGCCGGGACCTCTCCCGGCTCGGCGAGGAGGGCCGGCTCACCCGCACCTATGGCGGGGCTACGGTCGAGGCGACGTTCCGCGAGCGTGCCCTTGCGGAGCGGATGGGGGTGCGGACGGCTGCGAAGGCGGCCGTCGGCGCGCGCGCCGCCGCGCTCCTACCGGCGGAGGGGACGATCTTCGTCGACGCCGGGACGACCACCGCTCAGCTCGCCGAGCACCTGCGCGGCAGGTGCGGACTGACCGTGCTCACCCGGGGCCTGGAGATCGCCCTCATGCTTGCCGGGGAGCCCGGCCTCGAGGTCGTCGTCGTGGGTGGAGTCGTGGCGCCCAAGAGCCACGGGCTGGCCGGGCCAGTGACGACGCTGACGCTCGAGCGGTTCATGGTGGACGTGGCCTTTCTCGGCGTGGACGCCCTCGATCCCGTGGACGGCGTCGGTGAGCCCACGCTCGTCGAGGCGGCCACCAAGGACATCGCCTCTCGTCGGGCGCGGCGCACGGTGGTCCTCGCGGACGCGAGCAAGCTGGACCGGGGCGCCGTGCCCGCCTGGGCGCCGCTGGCGCGCGGGTGGACCCTTGTCACCGACGCGACCGACCCCGCTGTGATCGAGCGTTACACCGCCGAGGGGGTCGAGGTCCTCACGGCGTCCGGTCCGGACACCGGCGACGGCGGCCTCGGTGGCCGACGCTGA
- the pdxA gene encoding 4-hydroxythreonine-4-phosphate dehydrogenase PdxA, whose protein sequence is MASPQSRPVLALTVGDPVGIGPEITLQTLAEFSGDDAHHGIAVGDLGALERAREALDLDVELRPVASWDTTPGGDGVVDVFDIGVLGDSLPDWGVVDERAGRAAVTAIEVATRAALDNEISGIVTGPINKEAIWAAGSEHLGHTEMLGALTGVTKQDTMFVVRNAHVPGHHLRIFFATRHLSLRQALDRITRETQLASIVRAATALRVFGVTEPRLAVAAINPHGGENGAFGDEEIVHLAPAVEDARARGLDVAGPIPADSVFHHGLVGRYDGILSQYHDQGHIAAKTVDFDGTISVTVGLPILRTSVDHGTAFDIAGTGKADHGTMRSAYLAAVEYSPFVDAIRAEYSPAVAG, encoded by the coding sequence ATGGCTAGCCCTCAGTCCCGCCCCGTCCTCGCCCTCACCGTCGGAGACCCCGTCGGCATCGGCCCGGAGATCACCCTCCAGACCCTCGCCGAGTTCTCCGGCGATGATGCCCATCACGGCATCGCGGTCGGTGACCTCGGCGCGCTCGAGCGAGCCCGGGAGGCGCTCGACCTCGACGTCGAGCTACGCCCGGTCGCCTCCTGGGACACCACCCCGGGCGGGGACGGCGTCGTCGATGTCTTCGACATCGGGGTCCTGGGCGACTCCCTGCCCGACTGGGGTGTCGTTGACGAGCGCGCCGGCCGCGCCGCCGTCACCGCTATCGAGGTGGCCACCCGCGCCGCCCTCGACAACGAGATCAGCGGCATCGTCACCGGGCCCATCAACAAGGAAGCCATCTGGGCCGCCGGCAGCGAGCACCTCGGGCACACCGAGATGCTGGGTGCGCTGACCGGGGTGACCAAGCAGGACACCATGTTCGTCGTCCGCAACGCCCATGTCCCGGGCCACCATCTCCGCATCTTCTTCGCCACCCGGCACCTCTCCCTGCGACAGGCCCTGGACAGGATCACCCGCGAGACCCAGCTGGCCTCGATCGTGCGGGCCGCGACGGCGTTGCGCGTCTTCGGGGTCACCGAGCCACGGCTGGCCGTCGCCGCCATCAACCCGCACGGCGGCGAGAACGGCGCCTTCGGCGACGAGGAGATCGTCCACCTCGCTCCCGCCGTCGAGGACGCCCGCGCCCGCGGTCTCGACGTCGCCGGCCCGATCCCGGCGGACTCGGTGTTCCATCACGGGCTGGTCGGGCGCTACGACGGAATCCTGTCCCAGTACCACGACCAGGGACACATCGCCGCCAAGACGGTCGACTTCGACGGCACGATCTCGGTGACAGTCGGGCTGCCCATCCTGCGGACCTCGGTCGACCACGGCACGGCGTTCGACATCGCGGGCACGGGCAAGGCGGATCACGGCACGATGCGATCGGCCTACCTGGCAGCGGTCGAGTACAGCCCCTTCGTCGACGCGATCCGGGCGGAGTACTCGCCGGCGGTCGCGGGCTGA
- a CDS encoding four-carbon acid sugar kinase family protein: protein MAHILVVADDLTGANASAAGFARAGWSAVTVSSDGYWEAIAEFHSRFDVLVATTESRHAAPEVAVRAVTGAVRAGWPVRLVSSRIDTTLRGNVGVASEALLRATRDLSGRHVVGLCMPAHPDAGRQTVEGTQLLAGVRLEETELARDVRSPVHTSSVAEVLGRGTGLRTALVPLSVVTGSRERLVTSVRDAVRSGADVVIGDAITREHLVRVAQAAAVVAAEEPSLMWAGIDPGPGSLALAQAMEVPTSGSAAPLLAVSGSATDLTRTQLQRLLSARPVRVVRPAGRGVLDVDATVARLTAELESAAGGELVLLATVLEDVDVLPLSPEQSAQLPRALGRITRRALQERRVDGLYTTGGDVTAAVLAEIGGRGIEVEGEVVPLAVAGEVVDGPWDGMPIVTKGGLIGGPMAAVECLDHLARVAGQRNRWVRAAVPRERL from the coding sequence ATGGCCCACATCCTCGTCGTCGCCGACGACCTCACGGGCGCGAACGCCTCCGCCGCGGGCTTCGCCCGCGCCGGCTGGAGCGCCGTGACGGTGAGCTCGGACGGCTACTGGGAGGCCATCGCGGAGTTCCACAGCCGGTTCGACGTCCTCGTCGCCACCACCGAGTCGCGGCACGCCGCGCCGGAGGTGGCGGTGCGGGCTGTCACGGGGGCCGTGCGAGCCGGGTGGCCGGTGCGGCTCGTCAGCTCTCGCATCGACACCACCCTGCGCGGCAACGTCGGCGTGGCGAGCGAGGCACTCCTCCGTGCCACCCGGGATCTCTCGGGTCGGCACGTGGTGGGCCTCTGCATGCCGGCCCACCCTGACGCCGGACGGCAGACCGTGGAGGGCACGCAGCTGCTCGCCGGCGTGCGGCTGGAGGAGACGGAGCTCGCCCGCGACGTCCGGTCACCCGTGCACACCTCCTCGGTCGCCGAGGTGCTAGGGCGCGGGACCGGTCTGCGCACCGCCCTCGTGCCCCTCTCCGTCGTCACCGGGTCGCGAGAACGGCTTGTGACCTCCGTCCGGGACGCCGTCCGATCTGGCGCAGACGTCGTCATCGGGGATGCCATCACGCGGGAGCACCTGGTCCGGGTCGCGCAGGCGGCCGCCGTCGTGGCGGCGGAGGAACCCAGCCTGATGTGGGCGGGGATCGACCCGGGGCCGGGGTCGCTCGCGCTTGCGCAGGCCATGGAGGTCCCCACCTCCGGCTCGGCGGCTCCCTTGCTCGCGGTGAGCGGATCGGCAACCGACCTCACCCGCACGCAGCTGCAGCGGCTGCTGTCCGCGCGTCCCGTCCGGGTCGTCCGCCCGGCCGGTCGTGGCGTGCTGGATGTCGACGCGACCGTGGCGCGGCTGACCGCAGAGCTCGAGAGCGCCGCGGGCGGCGAGCTCGTCCTCCTTGCCACGGTCCTCGAGGACGTGGACGTCCTGCCGCTCAGCCCTGAGCAGTCCGCCCAGCTACCCCGAGCGCTCGGCCGCATCACGCGTCGGGCGCTGCAGGAGCGTCGCGTCGACGGGCTGTACACCACCGGCGGTGATGTCACCGCCGCGGTGCTCGCCGAGATCGGGGGCCGCGGCATCGAGGTGGAGGGCGAGGTCGTCCCGCTCGCCGTCGCCGGCGAGGTCGTCGACGGCCCGTGGGACGGCATGCCGATCGTCACCAAGGGCGGCCTCATCGGCGGGCCCATGGCGGCGGTCGAGTGCCTCGACCACCTCGCTCGTGTGGCAGGACAGCGGAACCGCTGGGTGCGGGCCGCTGTGCCGCGCGAGAGACTCTGA
- a CDS encoding GntP family permease, protein MDLQLLLALVLGIATIIVVVLLTRLDAFVALILAAIVTGLVAGQSPVATITSLTTGFGDTLASIGMVIGLGVGMGKILEVSGAADALAKAFLKAFGKGREEWAMASVGSLVSIPVFCDSGYVIMNPLARSIARVKRGGYVALALALGCGMTLTHHMVPPTPGPLGVAGILGVDLGLLIVTGLIFTVILLPVVVLYAKWVGPQLEDRLVPEIREVVYGAAARVGAGRDGAGRSAGTLLDDGDDDAVPAAPTHDLGTAPAGAKPHRVGAFVASLPLLVPLLLIVLNTVTAAIDRNSQGVLTGEYEPSTWTVPLAFFGNPVVALVIGVLLAVYVLLPRWTPRNKVHHWLAEAAASAGLILLITGAGGGFGLVLRESGVGDALAEGIASINLPAFLVPFLIATLVRIAQGSGTVAMITAASVTAPLIEPLGINPLLAAMACTAGSMVFSYFNDSYFWVVTRFTGLEGTAALKAWSGITTAVWAGSIPLLFIASLFLS, encoded by the coding sequence GTGGACCTACAGTTGCTGCTCGCGCTCGTGCTTGGCATCGCCACGATCATCGTGGTCGTCCTGCTTACCCGCCTCGACGCCTTCGTCGCGCTCATCCTGGCCGCCATCGTCACCGGCCTGGTCGCCGGCCAGTCCCCGGTCGCGACCATCACCTCGCTCACCACCGGCTTCGGCGACACCCTCGCCTCCATCGGCATGGTCATTGGCCTGGGCGTCGGCATGGGCAAGATCCTCGAGGTCTCCGGCGCCGCCGACGCCCTCGCCAAGGCATTCCTCAAGGCCTTCGGCAAGGGGCGCGAGGAGTGGGCCATGGCCAGCGTCGGCTCTCTCGTCTCGATCCCCGTCTTCTGCGACTCGGGCTACGTCATCATGAACCCCCTGGCCCGGTCCATCGCGCGGGTGAAGCGGGGCGGTTACGTGGCGCTCGCGCTCGCCCTCGGCTGCGGCATGACGCTCACCCACCACATGGTTCCCCCGACCCCCGGACCGCTCGGCGTCGCCGGCATCCTCGGCGTGGACCTCGGCCTCCTCATCGTCACCGGCCTCATCTTCACGGTCATCCTCCTGCCTGTCGTCGTTCTCTACGCCAAGTGGGTCGGCCCCCAGCTCGAGGACAGGCTCGTCCCAGAGATCCGCGAGGTCGTCTACGGCGCGGCGGCCCGAGTCGGGGCCGGCCGTGACGGGGCCGGCAGGTCGGCCGGCACCCTCCTCGACGACGGCGACGACGACGCGGTGCCGGCGGCCCCCACCCACGACCTCGGCACCGCGCCAGCCGGCGCCAAGCCGCACCGCGTCGGGGCGTTCGTAGCCTCCCTGCCCCTGCTCGTCCCGCTGCTCCTCATCGTTCTAAACACGGTCACCGCCGCGATCGACCGCAACTCCCAGGGCGTCCTCACCGGCGAGTACGAACCGTCCACGTGGACCGTCCCGCTCGCCTTCTTCGGCAATCCGGTGGTCGCGCTCGTCATCGGCGTCCTCCTCGCGGTCTACGTCCTTCTGCCCCGCTGGACCCCGCGCAACAAGGTGCACCACTGGCTCGCGGAGGCCGCTGCCTCGGCCGGCCTCATCTTGCTCATCACCGGCGCCGGCGGCGGCTTCGGCCTGGTCCTGCGGGAGTCCGGCGTCGGGGACGCGCTGGCCGAGGGGATCGCGTCGATCAACCTGCCCGCCTTCCTCGTGCCGTTCCTCATCGCCACGCTCGTGCGCATCGCGCAGGGCTCCGGGACGGTCGCCATGATCACCGCGGCGTCCGTCACCGCTCCCCTCATCGAGCCGCTCGGCATCAACCCGCTCCTCGCCGCCATGGCGTGCACGGCCGGTTCCATGGTGTTCAGCTACTTCAACGACTCCTACTTCTGGGTCGTCACCCGCTTCACCGGCCTCGAGGGCACAGCCGCACTCAAGGCATGGTCCGGCATCACCACGGCGGTGTGGGCGGGGTCCATCCCCCTCCTGTTCATCGCGAGCCTCTTCCTCAGCTGA
- a CDS encoding bifunctional 2-polyprenyl-6-hydroxyphenol methylase/3-demethylubiquinol 3-O-methyltransferase UbiG → MTTRDRRSRPPRILRSSGRAATGRPNACGRVIQPRAGRRRATPDAGKALDLGCGEGADAIWLTTQGWRWRVTGVGISATATARAREAQRRQLGTIVRFVTADLAQWEPDDGPYDLVSASFLHSPAPLPRVAILQRAAATVGTGGHLVVVSHAAPPPWVDAADHPAGSFPSWKHHLGALTPATQLVHTIVDPAVVVHRCDAAHPVQQTDGPHRAFLGHPLFRAGQMRM, encoded by the coding sequence GTGACGACCCGGGACCGGCGCTCACGCCCTCCCAGAATCCTCAGGAGTTCCGGGAGGGCCGCTACCGGGAGGCCGAACGCGTGTGGTCGGGTCATCCAACCCCGCGCTGGTCGACGTCGTGCAACACCTGACGCCGGGAAGGCGCTGGACTTGGGGTGCGGGGAGGGCGCCGACGCGATCTGGCTCACCACCCAGGGGTGGAGGTGGAGGGTCACCGGCGTGGGCATCTCCGCGACTGCCACCGCCCGCGCGCGCGAGGCCCAGCGCCGGCAACTCGGCACGATCGTGCGGTTCGTCACCGCGGACCTGGCCCAGTGGGAACCTGACGACGGCCCCTACGATCTGGTGAGCGCCAGCTTCCTGCACTCACCCGCCCCTCTCCCGCGCGTCGCGATCCTGCAACGCGCAGCGGCCACGGTGGGCACCGGCGGGCACCTCGTGGTCGTCTCCCATGCCGCGCCTCCGCCCTGGGTGGACGCCGCTGATCATCCCGCGGGCAGCTTTCCCAGCTGGAAGCACCATCTCGGCGCGCTCACGCCCGCCACGCAACTCGTTCACACGATCGTTGATCCGGCGGTAGTAGTCCACCGTTGCGACGCTGCTCATCCCGTGCAGCAAACCGATGGTCCACATCGGGCTTTCCTCGGCCATCCGCTGTTCCGGGCCGGTCAGATGCGGATGTAG
- a CDS encoding DsrE family protein: MPEHTEVAACSVGLGRRGLDPDELRPEVGTVPSAVTSIVQAQLAGAAYIRI, encoded by the coding sequence GTGCCCGAGCACACCGAGGTCGCCGCATGCAGCGTCGGACTCGGACGCCGCGGCCTCGACCCGGACGAGCTGCGACCCGAGGTCGGCACGGTTCCCTCCGCGGTCACCTCGATCGTCCAAGCGCAGCTAGCCGGCGCCGCCTACATCCGCATCTGA
- a CDS encoding M56 family metallopeptidase encodes MTVGMLTVALSTGLVALAVLGPALLRHAAPALVRVPRLAIVVVAGGIGVWLVTLLAIGPLLAWAGSGPVLLPERAAEVCQRCLSAANPFSADTTDDALVPAVLLLALPVALALALGAGLARQMIRRRSRSRDAAGALLHSAWRQLLHGHEVSLVDAEDPFALTFPARHGGVVLSTGAVRALAEDELAAVLAHEHAHLHHRHHLISALVEAIAAYLRWVPLIRAAADALPHYLEIAADDQARREAGTPALVSALVKLGERTQPAMPQHSCPLALHAAGPERIRHLVRPSAGLAGAVPAVAIAAYLVGMAALAAAVHLPYVFAALTGCAA; translated from the coding sequence ATGACCGTCGGCATGCTCACGGTAGCGCTGAGCACCGGGCTGGTGGCGCTGGCGGTGCTCGGTCCAGCTCTGCTGCGGCACGCGGCCCCCGCCCTGGTGCGCGTACCGCGCCTGGCGATCGTGGTGGTCGCCGGCGGCATCGGGGTCTGGCTGGTCACACTGCTGGCGATCGGCCCGCTGCTGGCCTGGGCCGGGTCCGGCCCCGTGCTGCTGCCCGAACGCGCGGCCGAGGTGTGCCAGCGGTGCCTGAGCGCCGCGAACCCGTTCTCCGCTGACACCACCGACGACGCCCTGGTTCCCGCCGTGCTGCTGCTTGCGTTGCCGGTGGCGCTGGCACTGGCCCTGGGAGCAGGTCTTGCTCGCCAGATGATCCGGCGCCGCTCCCGCTCCCGGGACGCTGCCGGCGCGCTGCTGCACAGCGCGTGGCGGCAGCTCCTGCATGGACACGAGGTATCGCTGGTCGATGCCGAGGACCCGTTCGCGCTCACCTTCCCCGCCCGTCACGGCGGGGTCGTGCTCTCTACCGGCGCGGTGCGTGCGCTGGCGGAGGACGAGCTGGCCGCTGTGCTGGCCCACGAGCACGCCCACCTGCACCATCGCCACCACCTGATCTCCGCCCTGGTCGAGGCCATCGCCGCCTATCTGCGCTGGGTGCCGTTGATCCGCGCAGCCGCCGACGCGCTGCCGCACTACCTGGAGATCGCGGCCGACGACCAGGCCCGCCGCGAGGCAGGAACCCCGGCGCTGGTGAGCGCGCTGGTCAAGCTGGGCGAACGCACCCAGCCCGCCATGCCACAGCACTCCTGCCCGCTCGCCCTGCACGCCGCCGGCCCTGAGCGCATCCGCCACCTCGTCCGCCCCAGCGCAGGGCTGGCGGGTGCCGTGCCCGCGGTCGCGATCGCGGCATACCTAGTGGGCATGGCCGCCCTTGCCGCCGCCGTTCACCTGCCCTACGTCTTCGCCGCCCTGACCGGCTGCGCCGCCTGA
- a CDS encoding BlaI/MecI/CopY family transcriptional regulator — MNAADGRPGDLLRLGTLEAQVMDVLWDHGPATVREVIEHLPSDPAYTTIATVLTNLDRKHLVTITRQKRSTRYSPKLSRHEHAAGLMEQVLDASRDRAASILQFVDSMPENDLDLLRDYLERRDRGEGS, encoded by the coding sequence ATGAACGCCGCCGATGGGCGCCCGGGCGATCTGCTGAGGCTGGGGACGCTGGAGGCGCAGGTGATGGACGTGCTGTGGGACCACGGCCCGGCCACCGTGCGCGAGGTGATCGAGCATCTGCCCTCCGACCCCGCCTACACCACCATCGCAACCGTGCTCACCAACCTCGACCGCAAGCACCTGGTGACCATCACCCGCCAGAAACGCTCTACCCGGTACAGCCCCAAGCTCAGCAGGCATGAGCATGCCGCCGGGCTGATGGAGCAGGTGCTGGACGCCAGCCGAGACCGTGCCGCCTCGATCCTGCAGTTCGTAGACTCGATGCCCGAAAACGACCTAGACCTGCTGCGCGACTACCTGGAACGCCGCGACCGGGGAGAGGGCTCATGA
- a CDS encoding thioredoxin domain-containing protein: protein MPAETTNRPKPSNRSRSSWIVPVAVLTVAAVLMAVIVWVNWSGTSPEDGSSPSGEGAPTEVQNPEQPDLTEVEARDEGDLLAAGPVDAPVVLVVFSDYQCSFCARWSEQTLPSMMEHVDAGNLRIEWRDVSVFGPASERAARASYAAALQGAFWEYHDDLFADGETRSEGDLSEEALVALAAELGLDTEQFAADLAAEETAQVIAANQQFGFDLGATSTPVFILGGQPIVGAQPTGVFEDAFQTALDAAE from the coding sequence ATGCCTGCCGAGACCACGAACCGTCCGAAGCCGTCGAATCGTTCGAGGTCGTCATGGATCGTGCCGGTCGCCGTGCTGACGGTGGCTGCCGTGCTGATGGCCGTGATCGTGTGGGTGAACTGGAGCGGCACCTCACCCGAGGACGGCAGCTCGCCGTCTGGTGAGGGGGCGCCGACCGAAGTGCAGAACCCCGAACAGCCGGACTTGACCGAGGTCGAGGCCCGGGACGAAGGGGACCTGCTGGCGGCCGGCCCGGTCGATGCGCCGGTGGTGCTGGTGGTGTTCTCCGACTACCAGTGCTCGTTCTGCGCCCGGTGGAGCGAGCAGACGCTGCCGTCGATGATGGAGCACGTCGACGCCGGGAACCTGCGCATCGAGTGGCGCGACGTGAGCGTGTTCGGCCCTGCCTCCGAACGCGCGGCCCGCGCTTCCTACGCCGCCGCGTTGCAGGGGGCGTTCTGGGAGTACCACGACGACCTGTTCGCAGATGGTGAGACCCGCTCCGAGGGGGACCTGAGCGAGGAAGCGCTCGTCGCGCTGGCCGCGGAGCTGGGGTTGGACACCGAGCAGTTCGCCGCCGACCTGGCCGCGGAGGAGACGGCACAGGTGATCGCCGCCAACCAGCAGTTCGGGTTCGACCTGGGCGCCACCTCCACGCCGGTGTTCATCCTGGGCGGGCAGCCGATCGTGGGCGCGCAGCCCACTGGGGTGTTCGAGGACGCCTTCCAGACTGCGCTCGACGCGGCGGAGTGA